Within the Paenibacillus pabuli genome, the region TCGTGGATATGCTGTTACCCAACCGCTCCATGGAGCGTTACGTCAAGCTTGTGCTGAGCCTCCTTATCCTCCTTACGCTTCTGTCACCCATCACCAAGCTGCTGCGGAGTGATCCGGTTGGTGAACTGAAGCGGGCCATGACAGCCATGGAATCGCCATCGGATGGGAATGTCACACTGGAACAGATTTTGGCACAAGGCAGGCAGCTGCAATCGAATGAGCAGGAACAATCCCTGCAGTGGACGGCACGAGAATTGGCGAATGTGATGAAAGGGCAGATCGAGGAAACGACGGGGGAGCGGGTTCAATCCGTTGAGGTCCAGTTGGTCATGTCCAACCGTCCAACGGGCACAGAGAATGCTTCATCGGTGGATCTGCCCGTGATTGAACGTGTCGTGGTGCAAATGCCCACACCTGGAAGCGCGAAACCAAATGATTCTGAACAGCAGGATGCAGCGGTAAACGCCAGCCCGGTATTCGGATCTGAACAAGCTAACGATTCTTCTGAAGGAACTTTATCCACGAAGCCAATCGAGATTGGACAGGTACAGGTGCCTGAAGTACAGATTGAGGTGGGAAAAGAGAGTGATAACCAAAATGCAGCGAATGAAGGTTCTGCCAATCAGGAAAATGCGAATGGAGCCGTTTCCGAACCTGCAAACGGAGCGTCTGGAGGCAGTTACCAAGAAGAACAAGGGACATCCCGATCAGAGCGAGCCGTTCAAATTATTACACTGCTAACCGAAAAGTGGGATATTGATGCCACTAACGTACAGGTGAAGGAACAGAAAAGCGCTCAGGCGTTGTAAAAAAAGGAGGGTATCCGATGAAGCAATGGCTAAAAAAGATTGAAGGCCTGCTGGGTGGAGGAGAAGGTGGAGCAAGGCGAAGCCAGACGTTCCGCTGGCTGATCATTCTGGGCCTGATCGGCGTAGGAATCATGCTGTTCAACTCCTTCGTCAATGTGAAAAAGATTGATTCCGAGAACATCGGACGAGAACCTCCGGATCCGGTAGCATCCATGGCGTCTTTACCAAGTGATCCGGCTGACCAAAATCCGTTTCAGGCCATAGAATTTGCATTTGAAGACAAGATCAAGGGTGTTCTTGAAAACATCGTTGGTGTAGGAACTGTGGATGTCATGGTCACTGTGGATTCAACCGAGGAACTGGTCGTACAACGAAATGTAAAAGATTCGCAGCAGCTGACCGAGGAAACGGATGCAAACGGGGGCAAAAGGCACATGACCCAATATACCCGCGATGGAGAAATTATCACTTATGAAATTTCAGGGGATCAGACACCGATTGTTACGAAAAAGCTCAAGCCACAGATCAGGGGGGTACTCGTCGTTGCCAAAGGCGCCGAAAACAAGGTTGTAAAAGACCTGATAACCGACGCCGTGGAAAAAGGACTGAATGTCGCAGCGTACCGAATTTCGGTTGTCCCGCGTAAGCAGGACTAGGCAAGTGCAATCATTTGAATGGCCCAGTTATTATCGAATCAAGCTAATTTGAGGAGGAAGTTCTAATGAATAACAAACGCCAAACGGTATGGCTCGTTTCCATGCTGAGTCTGATGGTCATTTTGTCCGCATATTACCTGTTCACCGAAGATTCCGGTCCAGTCAATGCCCCTGTAGCGGAGAGTCAACAAGTGGATGGTATGAATCAGGGGGAAGTCAAAGAGACAGCTGGCATTCTTGATCCTACAGAAGGTCTGGTTGTAAACGAAGTTGTCAATGGCGGGGAAGTAACGGGTTCTGATACTACCGAGCAACCAGCAGCTTCTGAGGGGGCTGAAAATCCTGCTGCAACGGACGGACAGCAAGCCGCTGAGACGGAGCAAGCGCCCGCAACAGAGTCCGGTGAGGGCAAGGCCGAAACCAATCAAGAAACGGATAAAGGAACGGCTGCAACACCTGATGCCAGCCAAACAGAGGGAAATGCAACCAAAACGGATGAAGATGTACTGAAGGAGATGGAAGAACAAAATACGGCAGCATCCGCGAGCAGTCAGTTCCAAAATTATCAATGGCAGCGCGAAGAGAGCAACAATCGCAAGTATGAGGAGCTTATGACCATTGCCGGCGATCTGAGCAAAACGCCAGAAGAAAATGCCAAAGCGACTGAAGAACTCCGTACACTGGAGGAAAAAGAAGCCAAAATCAATGGTATTGAAGAAACACTGTCCCAACAGTTCGCCAATGCGATTGTACAAGAAGATGCTGACAAGTATAAAGTAGTCGTGCTTAGTGATAAACTGGATGTTAAGCAGGCAGTTTCTATCGTGGACCTGGTCATGAAAGAGCTTGCCGTTACGCAAAACAAAATCAGCGTGCAATACGTGACAGAACAGTAATCGAATCCATGGAGAAGTGCCCCGGGAGCTTGTTAAAGTCTCGGGCTCTTTCCATTTTTAACGATTATGATATAATACATAAAGCCATATGACCGTCCTAGTGAGACTGGCATGATGCCGAAGGAGTGAATAATGGAAATGTTTAAATTGAGTGAGATCAAAGAACTGATCAAACTGGTGGATGAAAGTTCCGTTCAGGAGTTGGAAATTGAAAATGAAGGATCACGTCTGTCGATCCGCAAACCGGGTAAAACCGAATACGTTCAGGCAGCTGCGGTTCAACCGCAAGCCATTGCTGCTCCGCAGGTACAACAACCTGCTGCTGTGGTAACAGAAGCAGCTCCGCAAGTGGATACTACAAGCCATTTACATAAAATTGTATCTCCGATGGTGGGTACTTTTTACAGAGCTTCCTCACCGGAAGCGGGTCCTTTTGTAAGCGTTGGTGATAAGGTTGTTGATAAAACAACGGTATGTATCATTGAAGCGATGAAGCTGATGAACGAGCTTGATGCCGACATCAAGGGAGAAATCGTTGAAGTGCTGGTTGAGAACGGACAGCTGGTCGAGTATGGACAGCCCCTGTTCCTGGTTAAACCGGAATAACGGTAAATCGCCGGAGAGCCGGCAACCGCATGAGCTTCGAAGGAGGACAATAACGAAATGAAATTTCAAAAAATACTGATTGCGAACCGTGGCGAGATCGCGGTACGCATTATTCGTGCCTGTCGTGAGCTCGGTATTTCGACAGTAGCGGTTTATTCGGAAGCGGACAAGGACTCGCTGCATGTACGTCTTGCAGACGAAGCCTATTGTATTGGACCTACGTTGTCCAAAGACAGCTATCTGAATTTCACCAACCTGATGAGTGTGGCGACCTTGACGGAATGTGATGCGATACACCCTGGTTATGGTTTTCTAGCGGAGAATGCCGATTTTGCGGAAATTTGTGATTCCTGCAACATTACTTTTATCGGTCCTTCCCCTGAAGCGATAACCAAGATGGGTGACAAAGCTGTCGCTAAGCAAACGATGAAAGACGCGGGAGTCCCTGTTATTCCGGGATCCGATGGTCTCGTCGAAAGCATGGAAGAAGCGATTATGCTTGGCCGGGATATCGGCTATCCTGTTATTATCAAAGCCACCGCAGGTGGCGGAGGTAAAGGTATTCGTATCGCCGAAGATGAAGAGGCACTGATCAAACAGATTACGGCTGCTCAGCAGGAAGCACAAAAAGCTTTTGGTAACGGCGGGGTCTATCTGGAGAAATTCCTGACAGGTATGAAACACGTGGAAATTCAGATCATTGCCGACAAGCACGGGAATGCAGTACACCTTGGCGAGCGTGATTGTTCTGTGCAGCGGCGCCGTCAGAAGCTGGTGGAAGAAGCCCCTTGTCCTGTTCTGAATGAGGAAGTGCGTACACTGATGGGAGAAGCCGCAGTTCGTGCAGCGCTGGCTGTAAATTACTCGGGAGCAGGGACACTCGAGTTCTTGCTCAGCCCTAACGGTGAATTCTATTTCATGGAAATGAATACGCGTATCCAAGTGGAACATCCCGTTACCGAAATGGTGACAGGCGTGGATCTGATTCGTGAAATGATTTCGGTGGCCGAGGGCAACCCGTTGTCTTTCCGTCAGGAAGACGTTGTCATCAACGGATGGTCAATTGAATGCCGTATCAATGCCGAAGATCCGGATC harbors:
- the spoIIIAF gene encoding stage III sporulation protein AF — translated: MGWLSSWLRELIMIVLLATFVDMLLPNRSMERYVKLVLSLLILLTLLSPITKLLRSDPVGELKRAMTAMESPSDGNVTLEQILAQGRQLQSNEQEQSLQWTARELANVMKGQIEETTGERVQSVEVQLVMSNRPTGTENASSVDLPVIERVVVQMPTPGSAKPNDSEQQDAAVNASPVFGSEQANDSSEGTLSTKPIEIGQVQVPEVQIEVGKESDNQNAANEGSANQENANGAVSEPANGASGGSYQEEQGTSRSERAVQIITLLTEKWDIDATNVQVKEQKSAQAL
- the spoIIIAG gene encoding stage III sporulation protein AG — protein: MKQWLKKIEGLLGGGEGGARRSQTFRWLIILGLIGVGIMLFNSFVNVKKIDSENIGREPPDPVASMASLPSDPADQNPFQAIEFAFEDKIKGVLENIVGVGTVDVMVTVDSTEELVVQRNVKDSQQLTEETDANGGKRHMTQYTRDGEIITYEISGDQTPIVTKKLKPQIRGVLVVAKGAENKVVKDLITDAVEKGLNVAAYRISVVPRKQD
- a CDS encoding SpoIIIAH-like family protein, translating into MNNKRQTVWLVSMLSLMVILSAYYLFTEDSGPVNAPVAESQQVDGMNQGEVKETAGILDPTEGLVVNEVVNGGEVTGSDTTEQPAASEGAENPAATDGQQAAETEQAPATESGEGKAETNQETDKGTAATPDASQTEGNATKTDEDVLKEMEEQNTAASASSQFQNYQWQREESNNRKYEELMTIAGDLSKTPEENAKATEELRTLEEKEAKINGIEETLSQQFANAIVQEDADKYKVVVLSDKLDVKQAVSIVDLVMKELAVTQNKISVQYVTEQ
- the accB gene encoding acetyl-CoA carboxylase biotin carboxyl carrier protein; this encodes MFKLSEIKELIKLVDESSVQELEIENEGSRLSIRKPGKTEYVQAAAVQPQAIAAPQVQQPAAVVTEAAPQVDTTSHLHKIVSPMVGTFYRASSPEAGPFVSVGDKVVDKTTVCIIEAMKLMNELDADIKGEIVEVLVENGQLVEYGQPLFLVKPE
- the accC gene encoding acetyl-CoA carboxylase biotin carboxylase subunit, producing the protein MKFQKILIANRGEIAVRIIRACRELGISTVAVYSEADKDSLHVRLADEAYCIGPTLSKDSYLNFTNLMSVATLTECDAIHPGYGFLAENADFAEICDSCNITFIGPSPEAITKMGDKAVAKQTMKDAGVPVIPGSDGLVESMEEAIMLGRDIGYPVIIKATAGGGGKGIRIAEDEEALIKQITAAQQEAQKAFGNGGVYLEKFLTGMKHVEIQIIADKHGNAVHLGERDCSVQRRRQKLVEEAPCPVLNEEVRTLMGEAAVRAALAVNYSGAGTLEFLLSPNGEFYFMEMNTRIQVEHPVTEMVTGVDLIREMISVAEGNPLSFRQEDVVINGWSIECRINAEDPDRNFMPSPGKIGFYLAPGGPGVRVDSAAYPGYTISPFYDSMIAKLIVWGANREEAIAKMKRALAEFAIEGISTTIPFHQKLLEHPTFIRGDFDIKFLEENEI